A part of Bacillus rossius redtenbacheri isolate Brsri chromosome 1, Brsri_v3, whole genome shotgun sequence genomic DNA contains:
- the LOC134527210 gene encoding uncharacterized protein LOC134527210, whose amino-acid sequence MEVAIRKPKKEFFKYSEENLKAAIDAVQSGNSSIRKAAKYYGVPFSTLNNKVKGKVPLQCKMGPSSILSEAEENLLVCWIHAYAKKGFPIKRITLLETVRDIVLSDQRPTPFKDGQPGIKWFKSFLKRHPTLSERYAESINTARATVTEESLRQWFHELKGFLEQENHWDILNDPSRIYNADESGFETCPKTGKVLGPVSFDNLYEVKSGNEKEAITVMANFNAAGNTVSPMIVFPLQKISREIAQNLNSEWGVGRSKKGWMTGALYYEYIANIFLPWLKKWNVQFPVLLLVDGHKSHTTYKVAQFCADNGIIQFALYPNATHVLQPADVAIFRPLKAGWRNVVYSWKHKTGNKVVTKVVFGPLLEAVFTERATVDTVKSGFRKCGIFPFDPDAVDYSKCMSSKSRNCPPITTRSSNDTIQPASFGVEHLLYLETLMKKGRAEEFRAAEKSGWGGEPQALELYEVWCKIRSKCVSVPSAKTPKEDNLASSDEDSPSEITVQLPETTVSVTTNVEEDNLDTSKLLDEGPVGDILQPAIDEIFSPQTCNNVVGEMSGITEENPLNACCTSASSINTEGTHSSVTPKINRPSMIRNVKQQISS is encoded by the coding sequence ATGGAGGTAGCTATTAGAAAGCCAAAGAAAGAATTTTTCAAGTATTCGGAAGAAAATTTAAAAGCAGCAATAGATGCAGTCCAGTCGGGCAACAGCAGTATACGAAAAGCTGCAAAATATTACGGTGTACCATTCAGCACACTAAACAACAAAGTTAAAGGTAAGGTTCCACTTCAGTGTAAGATGGGCCCAAGTTCAATTTTATCTGAAGCTGAAGAAAATTTATTAGTGTGCTGGATTCATGCATATGCAAAAAAGGGTTTTCCCATAAAGCGAATAACATTGCTTGAGACTGTTAGAGACATTGTGTTATCTGACCAAAGACCAACTCCATTTAAAGATGGACAACCAGGTATCAAATGGTTCAAATCGTTTTTGAAGCGTCATCCGACTTTATCCGAACGATATGCTGAAAGCATTAACACAGCCCGAGCAACAGTAACTGAAGAAAGTCTCAGGCAGTGGTTCCATGAACTGAAAGGCTTCTTGGAACAAGAAAATCATTGGGACATCTTAAACGACCCTAGCAGAATTTATAATGCTGACGAATCTGGTTTTGAGACTTGCCCTAAAACAGGCAAAGTTTTGGGACCAGTTTCTTTTGACAATCTCTACGAAGTAAAAAGTGGAAATGAAAAAGAAGCTATCACTGTAATGGCCAATTTTAATGCCGCTGGAAATACGGTTTCCCCCATGATTGTGTTCCCATTGCAAAAAATATCACGAGAGATTGCGCAAAACCTGAACAGTGAGTGGGGTGTAGGAAGATCCAAGAAAGGCTGGATGACTGGAGCACTCTATTATGAGtatattgcaaatattttcctGCCATGGCTCAAGAAATGGAATGTTCAGTTTCCTGTTCTACTGTTAGTCGATGGACATAAATCTCACACAACTTACAAAGTTGCACAGTTTTGTGCTGACAATGGTATAATACAATTTGCATTATACCCAAATGCAACTCATGTGCTGCAACCAGCAGATGTTGCGATCTTCCGTCCCTTGAAAGCTGGATGGCGGAATGTTGTGTACTCTTGGAAACACAAAACTGGCAATAAAGTGGTCACGAAAGTTGTGTTTGGGCCATTGTTAGAAGCAGTTTTTACTGAAAGAGCGACTGTAGATACTGTAAAGAGTGGATTCAGGAAGTGTGGTATATTTCCATTTGACCCTGATGCAGTTGACTACAGCAAATGTATGTCAAGTAAATCAAGGAACTGTCCCCCTATCACAACTAGGTCAAGCAATGACACGATCCAACCAGCATCATTTGGTGTAGAACATCTTTTGTATttggaaacattgatgaaaaagggAAGAGCCGAAGAGTTTCGAGCAGCAGAAAAATCAGGTTGGGGAGGCGAGCCTCAAGCTTTGGAACTTTATGAAGTTTGGTGTAAAATTCGTTCAAAGTGTGTGAGTGTCCCATCAGCAAAGACTCCAAAAGAAGACAATCTTGCATCTAGTGATGAAGATTCACCTTCTGAAATAACTGTACAACTACCTGAGACTACAGTAAGTGTGACTACTAATGTTGAAGAGGATAATTTGGATACCAGCAAATTGTTGGATGAGGGACCTGTAGGTGATATTCTCCAGCCAGctattgatgaaattttttcaccTCAGACTTGTAATAACGTTGTAGGAGAAATGTCAGGAATCACTGAAGAGAATCCATTAAATGCATGTTGTACATCAGCGTCTTCCATAAATACCGAAGGAACTCACAGCTCagtaacacctaaaataaatagGCCTTCCATGATAAGAAATGTGAAACAACAAATCAGCTCTTAA